The following proteins come from a genomic window of Kitasatospora sp. NBC_01246:
- a CDS encoding alpha/beta hydrolase produces MLRLTGLPLQIIASLLAIGVFAATMWLWPRFGGRGWQAWLGRIGAFLATQISVLVAMGLIANGYFGFYSSWTDLLGTNGGPGTVVDHQPNASVAITGEQKFYAQQGSNPERVGLIHKVSVKGAGSGLSTDGFVYLPPQYFQPDFAQQKFPMALVLAGYPGTPEKLISLMQYPASALEAIDQKKLPPTILVMMRPTLVNNRDTECVDVPNGPQVETFFTSDLPKALGTTYRIGTDPANRAVIGNSTGGYCALKFALRKPDAYRAAVSLSGYYTAPIDETTGDLFGGDSRLKQENDLLWRLQNQPAAPVSLLLATAHDENNYAATQDMVKAFKAPTKLSTITLDTGGHNFHTWTREIPPAMEWLGKHLTMPQAA; encoded by the coding sequence GTGCTCAGGCTTACGGGACTCCCCCTCCAGATCATCGCCTCCCTCCTCGCGATCGGCGTCTTCGCCGCCACGATGTGGCTCTGGCCGAGATTCGGCGGGCGCGGCTGGCAGGCCTGGCTCGGGCGGATCGGCGCCTTCCTCGCCACCCAGATCTCGGTGCTGGTCGCGATGGGGCTGATCGCCAACGGCTACTTCGGCTTCTACAGCTCCTGGACCGACCTCCTGGGCACCAACGGCGGGCCGGGCACGGTGGTCGACCACCAGCCGAACGCCTCCGTCGCCATCACCGGCGAGCAGAAGTTCTACGCCCAGCAGGGCTCCAACCCGGAGCGGGTCGGCCTGATCCACAAGGTCTCCGTCAAAGGAGCGGGCAGCGGCCTGAGCACCGACGGGTTCGTCTACCTGCCGCCGCAGTACTTCCAGCCCGACTTCGCGCAGCAGAAGTTCCCGATGGCCCTGGTCCTGGCCGGCTACCCCGGCACCCCCGAGAAGCTGATCTCGCTGATGCAGTACCCGGCCTCCGCGCTGGAGGCGATCGACCAGAAGAAGCTCCCGCCGACCATCCTGGTGATGATGCGGCCGACCCTCGTCAACAACCGGGACACCGAGTGCGTGGACGTCCCGAACGGCCCGCAGGTGGAGACCTTCTTCACCAGCGACCTGCCCAAGGCGCTCGGCACCACCTACCGGATCGGCACCGACCCGGCCAACCGGGCCGTGATCGGCAACTCCACCGGCGGCTACTGCGCGCTGAAGTTCGCGCTGCGCAAGCCGGACGCCTACCGGGCCGCCGTCTCCCTCTCCGGCTACTACACCGCGCCGATCGACGAGACCACCGGTGACCTCTTCGGCGGCGACAGCCGGCTGAAGCAGGAGAACGACCTGCTGTGGCGGCTGCAGAACCAGCCGGCCGCGCCGGTCTCGCTGCTGCTGGCCACCGCCCACGACGAGAACAACTACGCCGCCACCCAGGACATGGTGAAGGCGTTCAAGGCGCCGACCAAGCTCTCCACGATCACCCTGGACACCGGCGGCCACAACTTCCACACCTGGACGCGGGAGATCCCGCCGGCGATGGAGTGGCTGGGCAAGCACCTGACGATGCCCCAGGCCGCGTAG
- a CDS encoding glycosyltransferase family 39 protein — protein MTTTSFSPPAGEPWPEAANYPPPEVPQPAPGLPGPAPVPGAAPAPAPAEALFPPCPPPAAGPKGPSSWAGRLRTLAARSWRGRADDPRWVRPALLALLAATAVLYLWGLSASGWANSFYSAAAQAGSQSWKAFFYGSSDAGNFITVDKPPLALWPMALSARLFGLSSWSVLAPQALMAVATVATLYATVRRRFSPLGGLLAGGALALTPVAALMFRFNNPDALLVLLLTLAAYGLLRATEAAGTRWLVFTGVMFGLAFLTKTLQAFLVLPAFALVYLVVAPTGLWRRVRQLLAAGLAMVVAGGWWVAVVELVPASARPYIGGSQDNSFLSLTFGYNGFGRLNGDETGSVGGGGARLMGGAEAPPGGGRAMGGGGWGETGITRLFDGDIGGQIAWLMPAALILLLLGLWATRRYARTDTARAAFLVWGGWLVCTALTFSFMSGIFHQYYTVALAPAVAALVGMGVDGLWRVRHRLPYAAVLGATLAVTAVWAYVLLGRSADFLPWLRWAVLVGGLAAGAALLLAGRLAARLATTVGLVGLAAALGGPAAYAVDTVNTPHTGSIVTAGPAVAGGRGMGPGGMRGMPPGGDGRFFLNGQQGSPGQGGAPGQLPGGAANGAGGTGGDGTGGDGTGGGRNGRGAAGGFGGTGGFGGGGMAGGAPGGIGGLLNGASVSDEAAALLRQDADRYTWAAATGGSQTAASYQLASGEPVMALGGFNGTDPSLGLDAFRQYVREGKVHWFISGGSRRTAGPGTGTGTGTGTSTDPAATAATAGPTAGADGGAQESQTAQIETWVASHFTAKTVGGTTFYDLTQTPAP, from the coding sequence ATGACCACGACCAGCTTCTCCCCTCCGGCCGGCGAACCGTGGCCGGAGGCCGCGAACTATCCGCCGCCGGAGGTGCCGCAGCCGGCCCCCGGGCTCCCCGGCCCCGCCCCCGTCCCCGGAGCGGCTCCCGCCCCCGCGCCGGCCGAGGCGCTCTTCCCGCCGTGCCCGCCACCCGCCGCCGGTCCCAAGGGCCCGTCGTCCTGGGCCGGCCGGCTGCGCACCCTGGCGGCCCGGTCCTGGCGCGGCCGCGCCGACGACCCGCGCTGGGTGCGCCCCGCGCTGCTGGCGCTGCTGGCCGCCACCGCCGTCCTCTACCTCTGGGGCCTGAGCGCCTCCGGCTGGGCCAACTCCTTCTACTCGGCGGCCGCCCAGGCGGGCAGCCAGAGCTGGAAGGCCTTCTTCTACGGCTCCTCGGACGCCGGGAACTTCATCACCGTCGACAAGCCGCCGCTCGCGCTCTGGCCGATGGCGCTCTCCGCCCGCCTCTTCGGCCTCTCCTCCTGGTCGGTGCTGGCCCCGCAGGCGCTGATGGCGGTCGCCACGGTGGCCACCCTGTACGCGACGGTGCGCCGCCGGTTCTCGCCGCTCGGCGGCCTGCTGGCCGGGGGTGCGCTGGCGCTGACCCCGGTGGCGGCGCTGATGTTCCGGTTCAACAACCCGGACGCGCTGCTGGTGCTGCTGCTCACGCTGGCCGCGTACGGCCTGCTGCGGGCCACCGAGGCGGCCGGCACCCGGTGGCTGGTGTTCACCGGGGTGATGTTCGGACTGGCCTTCCTCACCAAGACGCTCCAGGCCTTCCTCGTGCTGCCCGCGTTCGCGCTGGTCTACCTGGTGGTCGCGCCGACCGGGCTCTGGCGGCGGGTGCGGCAACTGCTGGCCGCCGGCCTGGCCATGGTGGTGGCGGGCGGCTGGTGGGTGGCGGTGGTCGAGCTGGTACCGGCCTCGGCCCGCCCGTACATCGGCGGCTCGCAGGACAACAGCTTCCTCTCGCTCACCTTCGGCTACAACGGCTTCGGCCGGCTCAACGGCGACGAGACCGGCAGTGTCGGCGGCGGTGGCGCCCGGCTGATGGGCGGGGCCGAGGCACCGCCCGGCGGCGGCCGCGCGATGGGCGGCGGCGGCTGGGGCGAGACCGGCATCACCCGGCTGTTCGACGGCGACATCGGCGGGCAGATCGCCTGGCTGATGCCGGCCGCGCTGATCCTGCTGCTGCTCGGGCTCTGGGCGACCCGCCGCTACGCCCGCACCGACACCGCCCGGGCGGCCTTCCTGGTCTGGGGCGGCTGGCTGGTCTGCACCGCGCTGACCTTCAGCTTCATGTCCGGCATCTTCCACCAGTACTACACGGTGGCGCTGGCCCCGGCGGTCGCGGCGCTGGTCGGCATGGGCGTCGACGGCCTCTGGCGGGTCCGGCACCGGCTGCCCTACGCCGCGGTGCTGGGCGCCACGCTGGCGGTCACGGCGGTCTGGGCGTACGTCCTGCTCGGGCGCAGCGCGGACTTCCTGCCGTGGCTGCGCTGGGCGGTCCTGGTCGGCGGGCTCGCCGCCGGGGCGGCGCTGCTGCTGGCCGGGCGGCTGGCGGCACGGCTCGCCACGACGGTCGGGCTGGTGGGTCTGGCGGCGGCGCTGGGCGGTCCGGCGGCGTACGCGGTGGACACCGTGAACACGCCGCACACCGGCTCGATCGTGACGGCCGGTCCGGCGGTCGCGGGCGGGCGGGGGATGGGCCCGGGCGGGATGCGCGGGATGCCGCCCGGCGGCGACGGCCGGTTCTTCCTCAACGGGCAGCAGGGCTCGCCCGGTCAGGGCGGCGCGCCCGGGCAGCTGCCCGGCGGCGCCGCGAACGGCGCGGGCGGCACGGGCGGCGACGGGACGGGCGGCGACGGGACGGGCGGCGGCCGCAACGGACGCGGCGCAGCCGGCGGCTTCGGCGGCACGGGTGGCTTCGGCGGCGGCGGAATGGCCGGCGGCGCCCCCGGCGGCATCGGCGGGCTGCTGAACGGCGCCAGCGTGAGCGACGAGGCCGCCGCCCTGCTCCGGCAGGACGCCGACCGCTACACCTGGGCCGCCGCGACCGGCGGCTCGCAGACCGCCGCCAGCTACCAACTCGCCTCGGGCGAACCGGTGATGGCCCTCGGCGGCTTCAACGGCACCGACCCGTCGCTCGGCCTGGACGCCTTCCGGCAGTACGTCCGGGAGGGCAAGGTGCACTGGTTCATCAGCGGCGGCTCCCGCCGGACGGCCGGCCCCGGCACGGGCACGGGCACCGGGACCGGCACCAGCACCGATCCCGCCGCGACCGCCGCGACCGCCGGTCCGACCGCCGGTGCCGACGGCGGCGCCCAGGAGTCGCAGACCGCCCAGATCGAGACCTGGGTGGCGAGCCACTTCACCGCGAAGACGGTGGGCGGCACCACCTTCTACGACCTGACGCAGACGCCCGCCCCCTGA
- a CDS encoding alpha/beta hydrolase yields the protein MITRFSRRALPAAVAAALLAGCAGSGGSTATDAASGTPSPAAAPATPSASPTTPPTPTPRPTGAADPALKPFYGQQIAWAPCADDPKTAKVDESVLQCGSLNVPLDYAHPAGDPLAVAVVRVPVARQDQRLGSLLVNPGGPGGSGVGMVKAAPAQFDGPMHDRFDVVGFDPRGVGLTTPLNCLDDKARDEWLATDTPGDDHGKVLADACQAKFAKLLPFIGTRDTARDMDVLRAALGDQKLNYFGMSYGTYLGSLYAEEFPDRVGRLVLDGAVDPSVPLAQHNIVQYAGFERSLRLFAAYCAKQDQCPLGKDPAKAADKLAEFLDGLKAKPLTTTSGRALTANAAWAGVLDSLYGDEKTWDALRNDLGWAMVRSKGDNLLARADGAYGRDEKGHYGVSADAYTAIHCADGATAVPTGEALQAAYADLAAKAPLITRHEPSLALFDPDCRAWPFRSAEQPHPIVSKSDAPIVVVGSTGDAATPYASAEKLAAQLGNAVLLTREGEGHIGYGRSKCVRAAVDAFLTDGTAPAAGTRCPTD from the coding sequence ATGATCACCCGGTTCTCCCGGCGCGCCCTGCCCGCGGCCGTCGCCGCCGCCCTCCTGGCCGGCTGCGCCGGCTCGGGCGGATCCACCGCCACCGACGCGGCCTCCGGCACGCCGTCACCGGCCGCCGCCCCGGCCACGCCCAGCGCGTCGCCGACCACCCCGCCCACGCCGACGCCCAGGCCCACCGGCGCGGCCGACCCGGCACTCAAGCCCTTCTACGGCCAGCAGATCGCCTGGGCGCCCTGCGCCGACGACCCGAAGACCGCCAAGGTCGACGAGTCGGTGCTGCAGTGCGGCTCGCTCAACGTCCCGCTGGACTACGCCCATCCGGCCGGCGACCCGCTGGCCGTGGCCGTCGTCCGGGTCCCCGTCGCCAGGCAGGACCAGCGGCTCGGCTCCCTGCTGGTCAACCCCGGCGGGCCCGGCGGCTCCGGCGTCGGCATGGTCAAGGCCGCCCCCGCGCAGTTCGACGGCCCGATGCACGACCGCTTCGACGTGGTCGGCTTCGACCCGCGCGGCGTCGGTCTGACCACGCCGCTGAACTGCCTGGACGACAAGGCCCGCGACGAGTGGCTCGCCACCGACACCCCGGGCGACGACCACGGCAAGGTGCTCGCCGACGCCTGCCAGGCCAAGTTCGCCAAGCTGCTGCCGTTCATCGGCACCCGCGACACCGCCCGCGACATGGACGTCCTGCGGGCCGCGCTGGGCGACCAGAAGCTCAACTACTTCGGCATGTCGTACGGCACCTACCTCGGCAGCCTCTACGCCGAGGAGTTCCCCGACCGGGTCGGGCGGCTGGTGCTGGACGGTGCGGTCGACCCGTCCGTGCCGCTGGCCCAGCACAACATCGTGCAGTACGCGGGGTTCGAGCGCTCGCTGCGGCTCTTCGCCGCGTACTGCGCGAAGCAGGACCAGTGCCCGCTCGGCAAGGACCCGGCCAAGGCGGCCGACAAGCTCGCGGAGTTCCTCGACGGGCTCAAGGCGAAGCCGCTCACCACCACGAGCGGGCGCGCCCTCACCGCCAACGCCGCCTGGGCCGGCGTGCTCGACAGCCTCTACGGCGACGAGAAGACCTGGGACGCGCTGCGCAACGACCTCGGGTGGGCCATGGTCCGGAGCAAGGGCGACAACCTGCTCGCCCGCGCGGACGGCGCCTACGGCCGTGACGAGAAGGGCCACTACGGAGTCTCCGCCGACGCCTACACCGCCATCCACTGCGCCGACGGCGCGACCGCCGTCCCGACCGGCGAGGCCCTCCAGGCCGCGTACGCCGACCTGGCGGCGAAGGCCCCGCTGATCACCCGGCACGAGCCGAGCCTGGCGCTGTTCGACCCCGACTGCCGTGCCTGGCCGTTCCGTTCCGCCGAGCAGCCGCACCCGATCGTCTCGAAGAGCGATGCCCCGATCGTGGTGGTCGGCTCGACCGGCGACGCGGCGACGCCCTACGCCTCGGCCGAGAAGCTCGCCGCCCAGCTCGGCAACGCCGTCCTGCTCACCCGCGAGGGCGAGGGCCACATCGGCTACGGGCGGAGCAAGTGCGTCCGGGCCGCGGTCGACGCCTTCCTGACGGACGGCACCGCGCCGGCCGCCGGAACGCGCTGCCCGACCGACTGA
- a CDS encoding HNH endonuclease family protein has translation MPARRTALLAAVAFLISTPALAGCTGGAGKPATEAAGPAGAGTSPLQNPDGTRPGLAPLTTPEERKAGRDIIANVTTAAAGPKDGYDRDEFGPAWTDNVDGVPGGHNNCDTRNDLLARDGRSVEHKDGSACTVTAMTIDDPYTGKTVRWSKQQASKIQIDHVMPLSYDWQMGASTWDKAKRVQIANDPLNLVPADGSQNASKGDSGPAAWLPANTAVRCSYAVRFAQVSLKYRLPVTEADKRAMLQQCGG, from the coding sequence GTGCCCGCCCGCCGCACCGCCCTGCTCGCCGCCGTCGCCTTCCTGATATCCACGCCGGCGCTGGCCGGTTGCACCGGGGGTGCCGGGAAGCCGGCCACCGAGGCGGCCGGGCCCGCCGGCGCGGGCACCAGCCCGCTGCAGAATCCCGACGGCACCAGGCCCGGCCTGGCGCCGCTGACCACGCCCGAGGAACGGAAGGCCGGCCGCGACATCATCGCCAATGTCACCACCGCCGCCGCCGGACCCAAGGACGGCTACGACCGCGACGAGTTCGGCCCGGCCTGGACGGACAACGTCGACGGCGTCCCGGGCGGCCACAACAACTGCGACACCCGCAACGACCTGCTGGCCCGGGACGGCCGCTCGGTCGAGCACAAGGACGGTTCGGCCTGCACCGTCACCGCCATGACCATCGACGACCCGTACACCGGGAAGACCGTCCGGTGGAGCAAACAGCAGGCCTCGAAGATCCAGATCGACCATGTGATGCCGCTGTCCTACGACTGGCAGATGGGCGCGTCGACGTGGGACAAGGCCAAGCGCGTGCAGATCGCCAACGATCCGCTCAACCTCGTCCCGGCCGACGGCTCGCAGAACGCCTCCAAGGGCGACTCCGGTCCCGCCGCCTGGCTCCCGGCCAACACCGCCGTCCGCTGCTCGTACGCGGTGCGCTTCGCCCAGGTCTCGCTGAAGTACCGACTGCCCGTCACCGAGGCGGACAAGAGGGCCATGCTCCAGCAGTGCGGCGGTTGA
- the moaA gene encoding GTP 3',8-cyclase MoaA, translated as MNTAPRPLSDRFGRVHTDLRVSLTDRCNLRCTYCMPADGLNWLPKAEVLSDDEVVRLVRIAAGRLGIGSVRLTGGEPLLRRGLPDLVRRITALGPEVSLTTNGIGLARTADALHRAGLHRVNVSLDTLRPERYAAITRRDRLADVLAGLAAAQAAGLAPVKVNAVPVRGVNDDEILDLVEFAAEHGYRMRFIESMPLDAQGAWDRATMVTADEILAVLGTRWDLVPVGRHGNAPAEEWRIAGTDTVVGVIASVTRPFCGGCDRVRLTADGQLRNCLFATEESDLRALLRGGADDDRIEAAWRATIGRKGPGHAINSADFVQPDRPMSAIGG; from the coding sequence ATGAACACCGCACCGCGCCCGCTGTCGGACCGCTTCGGCAGGGTCCACACCGACCTGCGGGTCTCCCTCACCGACCGCTGCAACCTGCGCTGCACCTACTGCATGCCGGCCGACGGCCTGAACTGGCTGCCGAAGGCCGAGGTGCTGAGCGACGACGAGGTGGTCCGGCTGGTGCGGATCGCCGCCGGGCGGCTGGGCATCGGCTCCGTCCGGCTGACCGGGGGCGAGCCGCTGCTGCGCCGCGGCCTGCCCGACCTGGTCCGGCGGATCACCGCCCTCGGCCCCGAGGTCTCGCTGACCACCAACGGCATCGGCCTGGCCCGCACCGCCGACGCGCTGCACCGGGCCGGCCTGCACCGGGTGAACGTCAGCCTGGACACCCTGCGCCCCGAGCGGTACGCGGCGATCACCCGCCGGGACCGGCTCGCCGACGTCCTCGCCGGCCTGGCCGCCGCGCAGGCCGCCGGGCTCGCGCCGGTGAAGGTCAACGCGGTGCCGGTGCGCGGGGTCAACGACGACGAGATCCTCGACCTGGTGGAGTTCGCCGCCGAGCACGGCTACCGGATGCGGTTCATCGAGTCCATGCCGCTGGACGCGCAGGGCGCCTGGGACCGGGCGACGATGGTCACCGCCGACGAGATCCTCGCCGTCCTCGGCACCCGGTGGGACCTCGTCCCGGTCGGCCGGCACGGGAACGCGCCGGCCGAGGAGTGGCGGATCGCCGGCACCGACACCGTGGTCGGCGTGATCGCGTCCGTCACCCGCCCGTTCTGCGGCGGCTGCGACCGCGTCCGCCTCACCGCCGACGGCCAGTTGCGCAACTGCCTGTTCGCCACCGAGGAGTCCGACCTGCGGGCACTGCTGCGCGGCGGCGCGGACGACGACCGGATCGAGGCCGCCTGGCGGGCCACCATCGGGCGCAAGGGCCCCGGCCACGCGATCAATTCGGCCGATTTCGTCCAGCCGGACCGGCCGATGTCCGCGATCGGGGGCTGA
- a CDS encoding nucleotidyltransferase family protein, with amino-acid sequence MRDSTGTSGRTGGDRPVAALVLAAGGGRRLGGRPKALIRYRGRPLVEHAAGVVRAGGCASVTVVLGAAGDRVRSTAHLPGCRLVANPDWAGGMGSSLRAGLAALAPEASAVLVMLVDTPGVTPAAVARLLGAHRAGAELAAAAYAGRRGHPVLIGARHFAEAAAGATGDSGARALLAAHADGITLVECADIAVPDDLDTPADLARWTTG; translated from the coding sequence ATGCGCGACAGCACGGGGACCAGTGGCCGGACGGGTGGTGATCGGCCGGTCGCCGCCCTGGTGCTGGCCGCCGGGGGCGGGCGGCGGCTCGGTGGCCGGCCGAAGGCGCTGATCCGGTACCGGGGCCGGCCGCTGGTCGAGCACGCGGCGGGGGTGGTCCGGGCCGGCGGCTGCGCCTCGGTGACGGTGGTGCTGGGCGCGGCCGGGGACCGGGTCCGCTCCACCGCCCATCTGCCGGGCTGCCGGCTGGTGGCCAATCCGGACTGGGCCGGCGGGATGGGCTCCTCGCTGCGGGCCGGGCTGGCCGCCCTGGCGCCGGAGGCCTCGGCCGTCCTGGTGATGCTGGTGGACACCCCCGGTGTCACCCCGGCGGCGGTGGCCCGGCTGCTCGGCGCCCACCGGGCCGGCGCCGAGCTGGCGGCGGCGGCCTACGCGGGGCGGCGCGGGCACCCCGTCCTGATCGGCGCCCGGCACTTCGCCGAGGCTGCGGCGGGCGCCACCGGCGACTCCGGCGCGCGGGCTCTGCTGGCGGCGCACGCCGACGGGATCACGCTCGTCGAGTGCGCCGACATCGCCGTCCCCGACGACCTGGACACCCCCGCCGACCTCGCCCGTTGGACGACGGGGTGA